A segment of the Prochlorococcus marinus CUG1438 genome:
GTTATTGAGGGAGAGCAAGAAGCTCATGATAATTACATTTCAATAGCAACTTTAATACCAAATGAGTTAGAGGAGTTAACTAAATTGGCGAGAATGGAAATGAAGCATAAAAAAGGTTTTACTGCGTGTGGAAGAAACTTAGGTGTAGTAGCTGATATGGAATTTGCAAAAAAATTCTTCTCTAAATTACATGGTAATTTTCAAGTTGCTCTTGAAAAAGGAAATTTAACAACATGTCTTTTAATACAAGCTATCTTAATTGAAGCATTTGCAATCTCTGCTTATAACGTCTATATAAGAGTTGCCGATCCTTTTGCAAAAAAAATAACAGAGGGAGTTGTTAAAGATGAATACCTTCATTTAAATTACGGTCAAGAATGGCTTAAAGAGAATTTATCTACTTGTAAAGAGGAATTAATGGAAGCTAATAAGGTTAATCTTCCTTTAATAAAGAAGATGTTAGATGAAGTAGCAGATGACGCATCAGTTTTAGCTATGGACAGGGAAGAATTAATGGAAGAATTTATGATTGCTTATCAAGATACATTGATGGAAATAGGTCTAGATAATAGAGAAATAGCAAGAATGGCGATGGCTGCAATTGTTTGATTTTATTTCTAGTTAATTAGGGATTTTAATAATTAATCATTCCTATTTAAGTAGGTACCTCTGTGCTATTGTTCATAACATCATATAGAAACCATTTATAAATTTTAAATGTTTGGGTTAATTGGCCACTCAACCAGTTTTGAAGATGCGAAAAGAAAAGCTTCTATGCTAGGCTTTGACCATATTGCAGATGGCGACTTGGATGTTTGGTGTACAGCTCCACCACAGTTGGTTGAAAATGTTGAAGTTAAGAGTGCTACTGGAATATCTATTGAAGGTTCTTATATAGATTCTTGCTTTGTTCCTGAAATGCTTTCTAGGTTTAAAACGGCAAGAAGAAAAGTATTAAATGCTATGGAACTAGCTCAAAAAAAAGGTATTAATATTACAGCTTTAGGTGGATTTACTTCTATTATTTTTGAGAATTTTAATCTTCTTCAGCATAAACAAATCAGAAATACTTCATTAGAATGGGAAAGATTTACTACTGGCAATACTCATACCGCCTGGGTTATTTGTAGACAACTAGAAATAAATGCACCACGTATTGGGATAGACCTTAAAAAAGCAACTGTTGCTGTTATTGGTGCTACAGGAGACATAGGCAGTGCTGTTTGTAGATGGCTTATAAATAAAACCGGTATTTCTGAACTTCTTATGGTCGCAAGACAACAAGAGCCACTAGCTTTATTACAAAAAGAGTTAGATGGCGGCACAATAACAACTTTAGATGAGGCATTACCTCAAGCGGATATTGTTGTATGGGTAGCAAGTATGCCTAAAACTATTGAGATTGATACTGACAACTTAAAAAAACCATGCCTGATGATTGATGGTGGATACCCAAAAAATCTTGATGAGAAATTTCAGGGCGAAAATATACATGTTTTAAAAGGAGGTATAGTAGAGTTTTTCAATGATATTGGCTGGAATATGATGGAACTTGCAGAAATGCAAAACCCTCAGAGAGAGATGTTTGCTTGCTTTGCAGAAGCTATGATTTTAGAATTTGAAAAATGTCATACTAACTTTAGTTGGGGAAGAAATAACATTTCTCTTGAAAAGATGGAATTTATTGGAGAAGCTTCTTTAAAACATGGTTTTTCTGCGATTGGACTTGATAAACAGCCCAAAGTATTAACTGTCTAAATTATGGCTAAACGTTACCTCCTTGACTTTGAGAAGCCTCTTGTTGAACTTGAAAAACAAATTGAGCAAATTAAAGAATTAGCTAGAGATTCAGAAGTAGATGTAAGCCAACAGCTTCTACAGCTTGAAACCTTAGCTGCTAGGAGAAGAGAAGAAATATTCAAATCTCTCACCCCTGCACAAAAGATTCAGGTAGCTAGGCATCCTCAAAGACCTAGTACTTTGGACTTTGTTCAAATGTTTTGTGATGATTGGATCGAATTACATGGAGACAGAAATGGTGGCGATGATATGGCATTAATTGGGGGGATAGGTTCGATAAATAATAGACCAGTTTTAATGTTAGGCCATCAGAAAGGAAGAGATACAAAAGAAAATGTAGTAAGAAACTTTGGGATGGCAAAGCCAGGAGGTTATAGAAAAGCTCTTAGATTAATGCAGCATGCAAATAGATTCTCTTTGCCAATTCTTACATTTATTGATACTCCTGGAGCTTATGCTGGTTTAAAAGCTGAAGAACAGGGCCAAGGGGAAGCAATTGCAAGAAACCTTCGAGAGATGTTTGGATTGAAAGTCCCCATAGTGGCGACTGTTATTGGAGAAGGAGGTTCAGGGGGTGCACTTGGGATAGGTGTTGCTGATAGGTTACTAATGTTTGAACACAGTGTTTACACAGTTGCTAGCCCTGAAGCATGTGCATCAATTTTGTGGAGAGATGCTGCGAAGGCGTCAGAAGCTGCTTCAGCTCTTAAAATTACAGGTAAAGATTTACTTAAATTGGGGATAATAGATGAGGTATTACAAGAACCTTCTGGTGGGAATAATTGGGATCCTTTAGATGCTGGTAATACACTAAAAGAGGCTATTGAGAGACACCTTAATTCTTTACTGCAAATGCCTGAAGATGAATTAATTGAGGAAAGATACAAAAAGTTTAGGGTTTTAGGTAAATTTATCGAAGCAAATAATATTGAAGAGATTTATAGTGAAATCCCTAAAAAAACTGAATAAATTGAAACTAGCTTTTATAACAGGTGCTACGAAAGGTATTGGTAGATCAACCGCAATTACTTTTGCGCATGCTGGCTGGGATTTAATTTTGCTCTCTAGGAATTTGGATTTGATGGAGAAACTAAAGAGCGAACTTTTGACTACTAAATCAAAAATTAGCCTTATTAAATGTGACTTATCAAATCCTCTAGAAATTGAGCATTGTGTTAAAGAAGCAATTGAGAAGTATGGGTGCCCTTCAGTCTTGATCAATAATGCCGGTTGTGCATTTAATGGCCCTTTAGTTGAAATGCATCTAGGCCAATGGGAACAAACAATTCAAATAAACCTCACAAGTGTTTTTCAAATTTGTAGTTTAATAATTCCTCAAATGAGAAAAAATGGTGGTTTAGTAATTAATGTTAGTAGTCATGCCTCCTATAATGCATTCCCTCAATGGGGAGCTTATTGTGTTTCAAAATCTGCACTAGCTATGTTTACTAAATGCTTGAGGGAGGAGGAGAGATCTAATTCAATAAGAGCGTGCACAATAACTTTAGGTTCAGTAAATACTCCTCTTTGGGACTCAGAATCTATCAATGCTGATTTTGATAGAACTTCTATGCTCTCCTCAAGCGAAGTATCAGATACTATTCTCTACATGGCTCAACAACCTCAATCACAACTGATTGAAGATTTAACTTTAATGCCCTCTGGAGGAGCTTTTTAAATATTTTTTTTCTTTTCTTAACCCTTAAAAAGTGATTTTTTTTAGGGCTAAGCGAGCCCGATTAAACAAGAGAATGTGATATAGTGTATAAGCAATTAAGCTTTAGGAAGATACAGTTAATTAAGTTGCGTACAATTTTCTGTCAAGAATTTTATGACCTCTACATTACCCAACGATAATATTAGAAACTTTGACGACCAGATTACTAATAAATTAATCTCCGAAATTATAAGAGACAGAATCAAGAATTCTGGAACAAGATTTAGTGCCAACGATAACATTGCAGATTTTATAAACCCTGGAGAACTAGAGATTTTAGAAAGAGAAGTTGCCTCAAGAGTTAAAGACTTACTGAAGTCTCTCATAATAGATGTCGAGAATGATCATAATACTCAAGAAACTGCTGAAAGAGTTTCAAAAATGTATTTAAATGAAGTTTTTAAAGGCAGATATCATCAACAACCTAAAGTTACAAGTTTCCCAAATGACAAGAATCTTGATGAGATTTATACAGTCGGCCCAATTTCTGTTAGATCTGCATGCTCGCATCACTTAGTTCCAATTCTAGGAGAGTGTTGGATAGGTATTAAACCTGGGAATAAAGTCATAGGACTTTCAAAATTTGCAAGAGTTGCTGATTGGGTTTTCTCAAGACCTCATATTCAGGAAGAAGCTGTAATGATCCTTGCAGATGAAATTGAAAAACTGTGCGAACCTAAAGGTTTAGGAATTATTGTAAAGGCCCAACATTATTGTATGAAGTGGAGAGGGGTCAAAGAACCAAATACAAGCATGATTAATTCTGTGGTGAGAGGCGATTTCAGACACGATTTGAGTTTAAAACAAGAATTTTTTGAGCTTGTAAAGCAACAGTCCGCTACTAATAATTACTAAATTCTTTTTAAAAACTTAAAAAGATCCTCTGTTTTTTTTATATCCTTTAAACCTGGAGATATTTCAATACTACTTGAAATATCTAGTCCATCTGGTTTGAAGTCAGTGAGGATCTCATTAATCCATTCAATTGATATTCCACCTGCCAACCACCATGGTTTGCTAAATTGCAAATTCTTTAAATAAATAGAATTTATTTTTTTCCCTGAACCTCCATAAGTTTCTTTATTCCAAGAATCAAGAAGTATTGCATCTACAAAATCCTCAAAAGGTTTTATTTTATCTATGTCCTTTTCCGTTTTTATTCTGAAAGCCTTCCATAGGCCAATATAGGGAATTTTTTCCCTTATTTTTTTGCAATAATCAATATCTTCATCTCCATGTAATTGAATGATAGTTTCACTTGGGTTGCCTAAGAAGTTTTTGATAATTAAATCTATGGGACAATTTTGCACAACAGTTACTCTATCGATTTTTGGATAAAAAATTTCTAGGGTTGTAAATATTTTTTTCTTAATTTCAGCTGATACATACCTTGGAGACTCTTCAACCGCAATAATGCCAATAGCATTTGCTCCTAATTTAGCAACTTGAAGAGCTTGTTCTTCAGAAGTTAGTCCACAAACTTTAACTAAAGGATTAGTCTTGGGCATATCATTATCCTGCATGTAAGATTAATATTATTGTTAAATATAGCGGAGATTATTTTTGAGAAGTTGGCAAATTTTTAAAATATGGGGAATCCCCTTTAAAGTTCATCCGTATTGGTTTGTTATTCTCTTTTTATTCTCATGGAGTATAAGTAATCAGGTCAATATATCTTCTGGAGATATCTACAATAATAAAGAAGCTTGGATTATAGGGTTTTTAACTTCTTTTTTCTTATTATCTTCAATTATTTTTCATGAGGTTTTTCATACTTTTGTTTCACTTAATCAGGGTGTAAAAATAAAAAAAATTACGTTTTATTTTTTAGGAGCAATTTTACAAATAGATAAGTATTGTCAAACTGCTTTAGGTAATATAAAAATTGCAATTGTTAGACCTTTTTTATGTTTCGTTACAGCATTTATCTTACTTTTAATTAGTAATAACAGTGCATCTCAAGAACAAATAGCAGTTAATGTAATTTCAAGAGTAGGTATATTTAATTTATTCTTAGGCTTCTTAAATCTGATTCCAGTTGGTTCTTTAGATGGAGGGAATTTATTAAAAAGTATTATTTGGCATTTCTCAGGGAGTAAAAATAAAGGAAGAAATTTCCTTAATAAAGTAAATTTATTATTATCTTTTTTTGTTTTATTTTTTGGGATAATTTGTTTATTTAGATTTAACTTTTACTTTGGTTTTATTCTTTCTTTTTTGGGATTGTTTGGAGTTAATTCTTCAAAATCTGAAAGTCAATTTCTTAAAATTGAAAACATACTTAAATTTAGTAAAGTTTCTGAGATTAAATTAAAGCCTTTGAGG
Coding sequences within it:
- a CDS encoding phosphoribosylanthranilate isomerase, whose translation is MPKTNPLVKVCGLTSEEQALQVAKLGANAIGIIAVEESPRYVSAEIKKKIFTTLEIFYPKIDRVTVVQNCPIDLIIKNFLGNPSETIIQLHGDEDIDYCKKIREKIPYIGLWKAFRIKTEKDIDKIKPFEDFVDAILLDSWNKETYGGSGKKINSIYLKNLQFSKPWWLAGGISIEWINEILTDFKPDGLDISSSIEISPGLKDIKKTEDLFKFLKRI
- a CDS encoding GTP cyclohydrolase I gives rise to the protein MTSTLPNDNIRNFDDQITNKLISEIIRDRIKNSGTRFSANDNIADFINPGELEILEREVASRVKDLLKSLIIDVENDHNTQETAERVSKMYLNEVFKGRYHQQPKVTSFPNDKNLDEIYTVGPISVRSACSHHLVPILGECWIGIKPGNKVIGLSKFARVADWVFSRPHIQEEAVMILADEIEKLCEPKGLGIIVKAQHYCMKWRGVKEPNTSMINSVVRGDFRHDLSLKQEFFELVKQQSATNNY
- a CDS encoding acetyl-CoA carboxylase carboxyltransferase subunit alpha → MAKRYLLDFEKPLVELEKQIEQIKELARDSEVDVSQQLLQLETLAARRREEIFKSLTPAQKIQVARHPQRPSTLDFVQMFCDDWIELHGDRNGGDDMALIGGIGSINNRPVLMLGHQKGRDTKENVVRNFGMAKPGGYRKALRLMQHANRFSLPILTFIDTPGAYAGLKAEEQGQGEAIARNLREMFGLKVPIVATVIGEGGSGGALGIGVADRLLMFEHSVYTVASPEACASILWRDAAKASEAASALKITGKDLLKLGIIDEVLQEPSGGNNWDPLDAGNTLKEAIERHLNSLLQMPEDELIEERYKKFRVLGKFIEANNIEEIYSEIPKKTE
- a CDS encoding SDR family oxidoreductase, coding for MKSLKKLNKLKLAFITGATKGIGRSTAITFAHAGWDLILLSRNLDLMEKLKSELLTTKSKISLIKCDLSNPLEIEHCVKEAIEKYGCPSVLINNAGCAFNGPLVEMHLGQWEQTIQINLTSVFQICSLIIPQMRKNGGLVINVSSHASYNAFPQWGAYCVSKSALAMFTKCLREEERSNSIRACTITLGSVNTPLWDSESINADFDRTSMLSSSEVSDTILYMAQQPQSQLIEDLTLMPSGGAF
- a CDS encoding site-2 protease family protein, which codes for MRSWQIFKIWGIPFKVHPYWFVILFLFSWSISNQVNISSGDIYNNKEAWIIGFLTSFFLLSSIIFHEVFHTFVSLNQGVKIKKITFYFLGAILQIDKYCQTALGNIKIAIVRPFLCFVTAFILLLISNNSASQEQIAVNVISRVGIFNLFLGFLNLIPVGSLDGGNLLKSIIWHFSGSKNKGRNFLNKVNLLLSFFVLFFGIICLFRFNFYFGFILSFLGLFGVNSSKSESQFLKIENILKFSKVSEIKLKPLRKIEFDSNLSELNSLINNKKDASDKYFFVTNNGRWTGFVDENILKNVSIKKWERNFVGDFKKPIDSFVSVYSKDKLWKTIERLEETGEGFILVLNAADIPLGTIDRSKIGNFVLNKLGFNLPSEIVNKLNYKNQYPLGIELPRIINSMKQRGDL
- a CDS encoding aldehyde oxygenase (deformylating), which gives rise to MQTLESNKKTIEESNNPISSDLPDFTTDSYKDAYSRINAIVIEGEQEAHDNYISIATLIPNELEELTKLARMEMKHKKGFTACGRNLGVVADMEFAKKFFSKLHGNFQVALEKGNLTTCLLIQAILIEAFAISAYNVYIRVADPFAKKITEGVVKDEYLHLNYGQEWLKENLSTCKEELMEANKVNLPLIKKMLDEVADDASVLAMDREELMEEFMIAYQDTLMEIGLDNREIARMAMAAIV
- a CDS encoding long-chain acyl-[acyl-carrier-protein] reductase; the protein is MFGLIGHSTSFEDAKRKASMLGFDHIADGDLDVWCTAPPQLVENVEVKSATGISIEGSYIDSCFVPEMLSRFKTARRKVLNAMELAQKKGINITALGGFTSIIFENFNLLQHKQIRNTSLEWERFTTGNTHTAWVICRQLEINAPRIGIDLKKATVAVIGATGDIGSAVCRWLINKTGISELLMVARQQEPLALLQKELDGGTITTLDEALPQADIVVWVASMPKTIEIDTDNLKKPCLMIDGGYPKNLDEKFQGENIHVLKGGIVEFFNDIGWNMMELAEMQNPQREMFACFAEAMILEFEKCHTNFSWGRNNISLEKMEFIGEASLKHGFSAIGLDKQPKVLTV